In a genomic window of Streptomyces pristinaespiralis:
- a CDS encoding NADH-quinone oxidoreductase subunit D, whose product MTETTVGIGGAAENTDMVLNIGPQHPSTHGVLRLRLVLDGERIRQAEPIVGYMHRGAEKLFEARDYRQIVVLANRHDWLSAFSNELGVVMAVERMLGMEVPERAVWSRTLLAELNRVLNHLMFLGSYPLELGGITPVFHAFREREELQTVMEEISGGRMHYMFNRVGGLKEDLPAGWLGRARHAVADVRSRMDVYDRLVLGNEIFRGRTRDVGVLSADAVHAFGVSGPIARASGVDFDLRRDEPYLAYPELQDTLRVVTRQEGDCLARFEVLLEQTHNALDLADACLDRIAELPPGPINQRLPKVLKAPEGHTYAWTENPLGINGYYLVSKGEKTPYRLKLRSASYNNIQALTVLLPGTLVADMVAILGSLFFVVGDIDK is encoded by the coding sequence ATGACGGAGACGACGGTCGGCATCGGCGGTGCGGCGGAGAACACCGACATGGTGCTCAACATCGGGCCCCAGCACCCCTCCACCCACGGTGTGCTGCGTCTTCGTCTGGTGCTCGACGGCGAGCGCATCCGGCAGGCGGAGCCGATCGTCGGCTACATGCACCGCGGCGCGGAGAAGCTCTTCGAGGCCCGCGACTACCGGCAGATCGTGGTGCTCGCCAACCGGCACGACTGGCTGTCCGCGTTCTCCAACGAACTCGGTGTCGTCATGGCCGTGGAGCGGATGCTCGGCATGGAGGTACCCGAGCGCGCGGTGTGGTCCCGTACGCTCCTCGCCGAGCTGAACCGGGTCCTCAACCACTTGATGTTCCTCGGTTCCTATCCCCTGGAGCTGGGCGGCATCACGCCGGTGTTCCACGCGTTCCGCGAGCGTGAAGAGCTGCAGACCGTGATGGAGGAGATCTCCGGCGGCAGGATGCACTACATGTTCAACCGGGTCGGCGGCCTCAAGGAGGACCTGCCCGCCGGCTGGCTCGGCCGTGCCCGGCACGCCGTCGCGGACGTCCGCTCCCGGATGGACGTGTACGACCGCCTCGTCCTCGGCAACGAGATCTTCCGCGGCCGGACGCGTGACGTGGGAGTGCTCTCCGCGGACGCCGTCCACGCCTTCGGTGTCAGCGGTCCCATCGCCCGTGCCTCGGGTGTGGACTTCGACCTGCGCCGGGACGAGCCCTACCTCGCCTATCCCGAACTGCAGGACACGCTCCGGGTGGTGACCCGGCAGGAGGGCGACTGCCTGGCCCGCTTCGAGGTCCTTCTCGAGCAGACGCACAACGCGCTGGACCTGGCGGACGCCTGTCTCGACCGGATCGCCGAACTGCCGCCGGGCCCGATCAACCAGCGGCTGCCGAAGGTCCTCAAGGCGCCCGAGGGCCACACCTACGCCTGGACCGAGAACCCGCTCGGCATCAACGGCTACTACCTGGTCTCCAAGGGCGAGAAGACGCCTTACCGGCTCAAGCTCCGCTCGGCGTCCTACAACAACATCCAGGCGCTCACGGTGCTGCTGCCGGGGACGCTGGTCGCCGACATGGTCGCCATCCTCGGCTCGCTGTTCTTCGTCGTCGGCGACATCGACAAGTAG
- a CDS encoding SAM-dependent methyltransferase: MVPVTYETGDWRGWRDAAETALYGPRGFYRRPEGPAGHFRTSVHASRLFAAAVARLLTSTAGSLGLEEPALIDVGAGRGELLTGVLAALPPGLPVRAYAVERAARPAGLDPRIEWTAEIPRGLHGLLFANEWLDNVPVDVAEVDAHGVVRRVLVREDGEERLGDEVAGADADWLARWWPLGEPGTRAEIGRPRDEAWAAAAGSLASGLAVAVDYAHTAGDRPPFGTLTGFRDGREVRPVPDGSCDITAHVAMDACAAPGSAELTGQREALRRLGVGGERPPLAMASSDPAGYVRALARAGEAAELTAKGGLGDFTWLMQPVGRPLRDWAA, from the coding sequence CTGGTGCCCGTGACGTATGAGACCGGCGACTGGCGAGGCTGGCGGGATGCGGCGGAGACCGCGCTCTACGGGCCGCGGGGGTTCTACCGCCGGCCGGAGGGTCCGGCCGGCCATTTCCGTACCTCCGTCCACGCCTCGAGGCTGTTCGCCGCGGCCGTGGCCCGGCTGCTGACCTCGACGGCCGGGTCGCTGGGCCTTGAGGAGCCGGCGCTGATCGACGTGGGGGCGGGCCGCGGTGAACTGCTGACCGGTGTGCTCGCCGCGCTGCCGCCCGGCCTGCCGGTCCGCGCGTACGCCGTCGAGCGGGCGGCCCGGCCCGCGGGACTCGACCCGCGGATCGAGTGGACCGCCGAGATCCCGCGTGGTCTGCACGGGCTGCTGTTCGCGAACGAGTGGCTCGACAACGTGCCCGTGGACGTCGCGGAGGTCGACGCGCACGGGGTGGTCCGCCGCGTTCTGGTGCGCGAGGACGGCGAGGAGCGGCTCGGCGACGAGGTCGCCGGGGCGGACGCCGACTGGCTCGCCCGCTGGTGGCCGCTCGGAGAACCGGGGACGCGTGCGGAGATCGGGCGACCGCGGGACGAGGCGTGGGCGGCGGCGGCAGGCTCCCTGGCGTCGGGTCTCGCAGTCGCGGTGGACTACGCGCACACGGCCGGGGACCGGCCGCCGTTCGGCACCCTGACCGGCTTCCGCGACGGCCGCGAGGTGCGTCCGGTGCCGGACGGAAGCTGCGACATCACGGCCCATGTGGCGATGGACGCGTGCGCCGCGCCCGGGAGCGCGGAGCTGACCGGCCAGCGGGAGGCGCTGCGCAGGCTGGGCGTGGGCGGGGAGCGGCCACCGCTCGCCATGGCGTCGTCGGACCCCGCGGGCTATGTGCGCGCCCTGGCCAGGGCCGGGGAGGCGGCGGAGCTGACCGCGAAGGGCGGCCTCGGCGACTTCACCTGGCTCATGCAGCCGGTGGGTCGGCCTCTGAGAGACTGGGCGGCATGA